In the Leifsonia sp. 466MF genome, one interval contains:
- a CDS encoding ABC transporter ATP-binding protein translates to MYTLTDVTKTYSQSKRQVVALNDVTLDIPDGQLVAIQGPTGGGKSTLLQMLGALDRPTSGSVELGADSLSKQHDGRLTKIRAKEIGFVFQGFNLIPTLTAQENVETALAPLKVSAADRKRRAAEALASVGLADRGNHLPSELSGGQQQRVAIARALVKDPEVLLADEPTGNLDEETRDEIMDLLEGLWRDRGLTVVIVTHDTAVAKRAQRRLQIKHGQVREVD, encoded by the coding sequence ATGTACACCCTGACCGACGTCACCAAGACCTACAGCCAGTCCAAGCGCCAGGTCGTCGCCCTCAACGACGTGACCCTGGACATCCCGGACGGCCAGCTGGTCGCCATCCAGGGGCCGACCGGAGGAGGCAAGTCGACCCTGCTGCAGATGCTCGGGGCGCTCGACCGGCCGACCTCCGGCTCGGTCGAGCTGGGCGCCGACAGCCTCTCGAAGCAGCACGACGGACGGCTCACGAAGATCCGGGCGAAGGAGATCGGGTTCGTCTTCCAGGGGTTCAATCTCATCCCGACCCTCACGGCGCAGGAGAACGTCGAGACGGCTCTCGCGCCGCTCAAGGTCAGCGCCGCCGACCGCAAGCGCCGCGCGGCGGAGGCCCTGGCCTCGGTCGGGCTCGCCGACCGAGGCAACCACCTGCCGTCGGAGCTCTCCGGCGGCCAGCAGCAGCGCGTCGCGATCGCGCGGGCGCTGGTCAAGGATCCGGAGGTGCTGCTGGCGGACGAGCCGACGGGCAACCTGGACGAGGAGACGCGGGACGAGATCATGGACCTGCTCGAGGGACTGTGGCGCGACCGCGGTCTCACCGTCGTGATCGTGACGCATGACACCGCGGTCGCGAAGCGCGCCCAGCGCCGCCTGCAGATCAAGCACGGGCAGGTGCGCGAGGTCGACTGA